The Rhizobium etli 8C-3 genome has a segment encoding these proteins:
- a CDS encoding HAMP domain-containing methyl-accepting chemotaxis protein has protein sequence MRKMTRFGIGTRLGIGFGFLLLLMLALTQYSVTEVNFINSDLGQVNDVNSVKQRFAINFRGSVHDRAIAIRDVTLVEATADRQAAVELIAKLAEAYAVNEKKMAQMVSSPAGASAEERTILAEIADIQSKTNPLVAQIIDLQVKGDGAQAKKILLEQARPLFVAWLGAINKFIDYQEALNQKVGDDVRQSVNGFQTLAFGSLAVAMLLAIVAAFVASRSITRPIAKLQSALRHMASGEGVGADSTLDTRRDEIGDLARAVGAVRDALSAQATHRAEVDARRAAAEREQLEGAAREREAAATETNDAVAQLGQALEAMADGDLAFRLVRPFGPALDTLRINFNNSADKLQSSLKAIGGNALSIDAGAAEISTASNDLARRTEQQAASLEETAAALDEITTTVNGSTARAEEARTVVAKTRQNAERSGDVVKRAVLAMGQIETSSSEINNIISVIDEIAFQTNLLALNAGVEAARAGEAGKGFAVVAQEVRELAQRSARAAKEIKQLIHTSAEQVRSGVALVDETGKALTEIVLEVQEINRHVDSIVESAKEQSTALREINNAVNAMDQSTQQNAAMVEETSAAGQKLAAEAAALSAQLAKFRFDGAKSVTVRQAAPASLSRPSVPAAMIRKISSAFTGGRSQAAVAASSDWEEF, from the coding sequence ATGAGGAAAATGACCCGCTTTGGAATTGGAACACGCTTGGGGATCGGCTTCGGTTTCCTTCTTCTCCTGATGCTGGCGCTGACCCAGTATTCGGTGACCGAGGTCAACTTCATCAATAGCGATCTTGGCCAGGTCAACGACGTCAACAGCGTCAAGCAGCGCTTTGCCATCAATTTCCGTGGCAGCGTGCACGACCGGGCTATTGCAATCCGGGATGTTACCCTGGTCGAAGCAACTGCAGACCGGCAGGCAGCAGTGGAACTGATCGCTAAACTGGCCGAGGCCTATGCCGTCAACGAGAAAAAAATGGCGCAGATGGTGTCTTCGCCGGCGGGCGCTTCGGCCGAGGAAAGGACAATCCTTGCTGAGATTGCCGACATCCAATCGAAAACCAACCCGCTCGTTGCCCAGATCATCGATCTGCAGGTAAAAGGCGATGGGGCGCAGGCAAAGAAAATCCTGCTTGAACAGGCCCGCCCGCTGTTCGTCGCTTGGCTCGGCGCAATCAACAAATTCATTGATTACCAGGAGGCCCTGAACCAGAAGGTCGGCGACGACGTTCGTCAATCCGTCAATGGTTTCCAGACTTTGGCGTTCGGGTCGCTGGCAGTCGCCATGCTGTTGGCGATTGTCGCGGCCTTTGTCGCAAGTCGCTCGATTACGAGACCGATCGCAAAGCTGCAATCGGCACTGCGGCATATGGCCAGCGGAGAAGGGGTCGGAGCCGATTCTACGCTCGATACCCGCCGGGACGAGATCGGGGATCTCGCGCGCGCCGTCGGCGCGGTGCGCGACGCGCTCAGTGCACAGGCTACGCACCGGGCTGAGGTCGACGCAAGACGCGCCGCTGCAGAACGCGAGCAGCTCGAAGGCGCTGCCAGGGAGCGTGAGGCTGCCGCAACTGAAACCAACGATGCCGTTGCCCAATTAGGTCAAGCACTTGAGGCAATGGCCGATGGTGATCTCGCCTTCCGCCTCGTGCGGCCATTCGGTCCGGCGCTCGACACGCTGCGCATAAACTTCAACAATTCCGCCGACAAGTTGCAGTCGTCCCTGAAGGCAATCGGCGGCAACGCCCTCTCGATCGACGCTGGTGCAGCCGAAATCAGCACGGCCTCCAACGACCTTGCACGCCGCACGGAACAGCAGGCTGCTTCCCTCGAAGAAACCGCAGCCGCGCTCGACGAGATTACAACAACGGTTAACGGCTCGACCGCACGCGCTGAAGAGGCGCGCACGGTTGTCGCCAAAACCCGGCAGAATGCCGAGCGATCGGGCGACGTCGTCAAGCGCGCCGTCCTTGCGATGGGACAAATCGAAACTTCCTCCAGCGAAATCAACAATATCATCAGCGTCATCGACGAAATCGCATTTCAGACAAATCTCTTGGCGCTCAATGCCGGCGTTGAAGCGGCCCGTGCGGGCGAGGCCGGCAAGGGTTTTGCCGTGGTGGCACAGGAAGTGCGCGAACTGGCGCAGCGCTCCGCCAGGGCCGCCAAGGAAATCAAGCAATTGATCCACACATCCGCCGAACAGGTGCGCTCCGGCGTGGCGCTCGTTGACGAAACAGGCAAGGCACTGACGGAAATCGTTCTGGAAGTGCAGGAGATCAACCGCCACGTCGATTCGATTGTTGAATCGGCAAAAGAGCAGTCGACGGCCCTTCGAGAAATCAACAATGCCGTCAATGCGATGGATCAATCGACCCAGCAGAACGCCGCCATGGTCGAGGAGACGTCGGCCGCCGGACAAAAACTGGCAGCTGAAGCAGCAGCGCTTTCAGCACAGCTGGCAAAGTTCCGTTTCGACGGCGCAAAGTCGGTCACCGTCCGTCAAGCGGCCCCCGCCTCTCTGTCGAGGCCTTCTGTACCTGCAGCCATGATCCGTAAGATTTCATCAGCCTTCACCGGTGGAAGGTCCCAAGCCGCGGTTGCGGCGTCGTCGGATTGGGAGGAATTCTAA
- a CDS encoding alpha/beta family hydrolase, with protein MRHGFLINGPDDAEFTILLAHGAGGAMDATSMTAAAEALAAIGFRVARFEFAYMAARRTSKGRKPPPRADRLIGEYGAAVERFGVRNRLIIGGKSMGGRVASMIADDLFAKGKVAGLLCLGYPFHPPGKPEELRTKHLETLKTPALIVQGTRDVFGTRREVQNYNLSNKIDLVWLEDGDHDLTPRKKISGFSLADHLASMAAAVKSWAPSLAP; from the coding sequence ATGCGACATGGCTTTTTGATAAATGGCCCCGACGACGCAGAGTTTACGATCCTGCTTGCTCATGGCGCCGGCGGGGCGATGGATGCGACGTCGATGACGGCTGCGGCCGAAGCTCTGGCCGCCATTGGCTTTCGCGTCGCCAGGTTCGAATTTGCCTATATGGCGGCAAGGCGGACCTCCAAGGGCCGCAAGCCGCCGCCGCGCGCCGACAGGCTTATTGGCGAATATGGTGCTGCGGTCGAGCGTTTCGGCGTCCGCAATCGTTTGATCATCGGTGGAAAATCGATGGGCGGCCGCGTTGCCAGCATGATTGCCGACGATCTCTTCGCCAAAGGAAAGGTCGCCGGGCTCCTTTGCCTCGGCTATCCGTTCCACCCGCCGGGCAAGCCCGAAGAGCTGCGCACAAAGCATCTCGAAACGCTAAAGACGCCGGCGCTGATTGTCCAGGGAACACGAGACGTGTTCGGAACTCGGCGGGAGGTCCAAAACTACAACCTGTCCAACAAAATTGACCTCGTTTGGCTTGAAGACGGCGATCATGATCTGACGCCGAGAAAGAAAATATCGGGATTCTCATTGGCCGATCATCTGGCAAGCATGGCAGCGGCCGTCAAAAGCTGGGCACCTTCGTTGGCACCATAG
- a CDS encoding substrate-binding domain-containing protein produces MRRIMLLAASTAAVSLAVSFAFAQSGSVEKAVGGYNFDEAAKEAAGTKDFHSADGHLTFAIVTHTAGNGFFDPVYVGATVAGNLIGAKVLLLGSESPTDDPAREIEILNQIVQDPTIDGLIMTTPQAGAYNDIVKAAEAKGIPIATTNSFDGTILNRSKISHTGQDASAAAIAGEALVKCLADKGIDKGSIVLPSSTAMGNIEVNNRVTSAFNAIVKGLKDAGKLESFKVDAGPENTGIDTNPNDPVNGIVTLFESRGDVVGAFAGNNVFTPALAKAVAQTGMTGKICAYGFDLGPAQQDALNSGDLTGALGQQPFLQGFWPVMQLYLQIDRGIAAANLDTRAQLVTKDTVGNVGKRFEN; encoded by the coding sequence ATGAGGCGAATTATGTTGCTTGCGGCATCGACCGCTGCAGTGTCGCTCGCTGTCTCATTTGCTTTCGCGCAATCTGGCAGCGTTGAAAAGGCAGTAGGCGGATACAACTTCGATGAGGCTGCAAAGGAAGCAGCCGGCACGAAGGATTTTCATTCAGCCGACGGCCATCTGACCTTTGCAATTGTAACCCACACGGCTGGCAACGGGTTCTTCGACCCGGTCTATGTCGGCGCGACGGTTGCCGGCAATCTGATCGGCGCCAAGGTCCTGTTGCTCGGTTCGGAATCACCGACCGACGACCCCGCTCGCGAGATCGAAATCCTGAACCAGATCGTGCAGGATCCGACGATCGACGGGCTGATCATGACAACGCCGCAGGCTGGCGCCTACAACGACATCGTCAAAGCCGCCGAAGCGAAGGGTATCCCGATTGCCACCACAAACTCCTTCGATGGGACCATTCTCAACCGCAGCAAGATCAGCCATACCGGCCAGGACGCGTCTGCTGCCGCAATTGCCGGCGAGGCACTCGTCAAGTGCTTGGCAGACAAAGGCATCGACAAGGGGTCGATCGTGCTGCCCTCGTCGACTGCGATGGGCAACATCGAGGTGAACAATCGAGTGACATCGGCTTTCAACGCGATCGTCAAAGGACTTAAGGATGCAGGCAAGCTGGAGAGCTTCAAGGTCGATGCAGGACCCGAGAACACCGGCATCGACACCAATCCGAATGATCCGGTGAACGGTATCGTGACGTTGTTTGAATCGCGCGGCGACGTTGTTGGCGCCTTCGCCGGTAACAACGTATTCACGCCGGCCCTTGCCAAGGCCGTCGCCCAGACCGGCATGACCGGCAAGATCTGCGCCTATGGATTCGACCTCGGGCCGGCCCAGCAGGATGCGTTGAACAGCGGCGACTTGACCGGCGCGCTTGGTCAGCAGCCATTCTTGCAGGGCTTCTGGCCGGTCATGCAGCTCTATCTGCAGATCGATCGTGGAATCGCGGCCGCCAATCTCGACACGCGCGCCCAGCTCGTGACCAAGGACACTGTCGGAAATGTTGGCAAGCGCTTCGAGAATTGA
- a CDS encoding ABC transporter permease: protein MEPNATRHERAPSQLIGGWEAGLVSLLVLLYLGGAIVNPAFFGSAEAFHALLRDTSRVAIIAVGMTFVIVNKDLDLSVGSTYGLIAVVFARLFASNVLDLNVLTAIILCLTLGVVIGLANGLLVTVLKVPAFIATLTVLFIGRGFVLALTHGQAIYYPGKAKEYPLFFHLGETNVFGFNNQIAIFAVVAVIGALVLAKTRWGYETFATGGNEQAAVYAGIPTNWVRIRAYLISSLCATLAGLMSAAQDKGVTPLYGVSGELTVIAAVIIGGASILGGRGRVAGSCLGALLVVLLDKVLREGWPITRTVKIGDEEITVNAIFSLPVGAVPVFLGFLLVIAVLIEPHLIRRQVATRFWAWICGKPPPPAYEIGGVALEGVQTKGAMATDTAMSTTTFGRFVGRRDSLAIILAVLLWFTGVALRPDYWWNLSNSFAILLNYTELALIAIGLTYVIAAGDIDLSVGSVLALSGSTAAYFLKVLGADPFTAIAMGLLAGMAAGLVNAVVTVGFKLPAFIATLGMYYIARGLAAWFVAGQQLAGWPEDYNLLGRKVNDILLHFGLSLPSGVMRSVAEVVSVQTIWMFFVALMAGAVLAFTPFGMKVCATGGNIRAAAYAGIDTNRVRFIALMLAALCAAMAGIINVAYFRSFNPVAGQFRELDAIASVIIGGGSIFGGYGTMIGALAGAAVITLVRALMQLNVQGFTMPQHWINVFIGLILIVAVLIDIWVRQANILAHVLARLARMRRGKEIAHG from the coding sequence ATGGAGCCTAACGCGACCCGGCACGAGCGCGCACCATCCCAACTGATCGGCGGCTGGGAGGCGGGGCTTGTGAGCCTGCTCGTGCTTCTCTATCTCGGCGGCGCTATCGTCAATCCCGCCTTCTTTGGATCGGCGGAGGCGTTCCATGCCCTGCTTCGCGATACCTCCCGGGTGGCCATCATTGCAGTCGGGATGACCTTCGTCATTGTCAACAAGGATCTCGATCTCTCGGTCGGCTCAACCTATGGCCTGATTGCGGTCGTCTTTGCCCGGCTGTTCGCATCCAACGTTCTCGACCTCAATGTCCTGACAGCGATAATACTCTGTTTGACGTTAGGTGTTGTGATCGGTCTCGCGAACGGCCTGCTTGTCACCGTTCTGAAAGTGCCCGCATTCATTGCCACACTGACTGTTCTGTTTATAGGCCGCGGCTTCGTACTCGCACTCACGCATGGCCAGGCAATCTATTATCCCGGCAAGGCGAAAGAATATCCGTTGTTCTTCCACCTCGGTGAAACAAATGTTTTCGGCTTCAACAACCAGATTGCGATCTTCGCCGTCGTCGCGGTGATCGGCGCCCTTGTGTTGGCCAAGACGCGGTGGGGCTACGAGACATTCGCCACGGGCGGAAATGAGCAGGCCGCCGTTTATGCCGGCATACCGACGAACTGGGTGCGTATACGGGCGTACCTGATCTCCTCTCTTTGCGCGACGCTCGCCGGCCTGATGTCCGCCGCGCAGGATAAGGGCGTGACGCCGCTTTACGGTGTGAGCGGCGAGCTGACGGTCATCGCCGCAGTCATCATCGGCGGCGCTTCAATCCTCGGCGGCCGTGGCCGCGTGGCCGGCTCATGCCTCGGTGCACTGCTGGTTGTGCTTCTCGACAAGGTGCTGCGCGAGGGCTGGCCGATCACACGCACGGTCAAGATCGGCGACGAGGAAATCACGGTCAACGCGATATTCTCGCTGCCGGTCGGTGCCGTCCCGGTCTTCCTCGGATTCCTTCTTGTCATCGCGGTGCTGATCGAACCCCATCTCATTCGGCGCCAGGTTGCAACGCGCTTCTGGGCGTGGATCTGCGGCAAGCCACCGCCGCCCGCCTACGAGATCGGCGGTGTCGCGCTGGAGGGCGTTCAGACCAAAGGTGCCATGGCAACGGACACGGCGATGTCGACGACTACCTTCGGCAGGTTTGTTGGCCGGCGTGACTCGCTTGCCATCATCCTGGCTGTTTTGCTGTGGTTTACGGGCGTCGCGCTCAGGCCCGACTACTGGTGGAACCTTTCGAACAGCTTTGCGATCCTGCTCAACTATACCGAATTGGCGCTGATCGCGATCGGGCTTACTTATGTCATTGCCGCGGGCGATATCGACCTTTCCGTCGGATCGGTCCTTGCCCTTTCCGGGAGTACGGCTGCCTACTTTTTGAAAGTCCTCGGCGCCGATCCATTCACGGCGATCGCCATGGGCCTTCTTGCGGGAATGGCCGCTGGCCTCGTCAATGCCGTCGTGACGGTCGGGTTCAAGTTGCCGGCGTTCATCGCCACACTCGGCATGTACTATATCGCCCGTGGTCTGGCTGCCTGGTTCGTTGCCGGACAGCAATTGGCAGGCTGGCCGGAGGACTACAATCTGCTCGGCCGCAAGGTGAATGACATTCTCCTCCATTTCGGTCTTTCGCTGCCGTCCGGAGTAATGCGTAGCGTGGCGGAAGTCGTCAGTGTTCAGACGATCTGGATGTTTTTCGTCGCCCTGATGGCCGGCGCCGTGCTCGCCTTTACCCCGTTCGGGATGAAAGTCTGTGCCACCGGCGGTAACATCCGCGCCGCTGCCTATGCCGGCATCGATACCAACAGGGTGCGCTTTATCGCACTCATGCTGGCCGCATTATGTGCAGCCATGGCAGGGATCATCAACGTTGCCTATTTTCGGAGCTTCAATCCGGTTGCCGGTCAGTTCCGCGAGCTCGACGCCATCGCTTCAGTCATCATAGGCGGCGGTTCGATCTTCGGAGGCTACGGCACCATGATTGGTGCACTCGCCGGCGCAGCCGTGATTACACTCGTGCGGGCTCTCATGCAGCTCAACGTCCAGGGATTCACCATGCCGCAGCACTGGATCAACGTCTTCATCGGGCTCATCCTCATCGTTGCGGTCTTGATCGACATATGGGTTCGCCAAGCCAATATTCTCGCACACGTGCTCGCCCGTCTCGCAAGAATGCGCAGGGGTAAGGAAATCGCTCATGGTTGA
- a CDS encoding ATP-binding cassette domain-containing protein codes for MVDVTQSEPIVEMRNIEKAFGAVQALRKVDLVLYPGEILGLVGDNSAGKSTLMKILTGAYQRDAGEIFVAGQPAHFKSPHESRDVGIEMIYQDFALCGNMDVGQNIFLGRWPLKGPFVNRRKMYAEADNVLKRLKVDVNSVYQKVESLSGGRQQSVAIARAISFGPRVVILDEPTANLSVMATERLLETMLELKKQGVAQIIISHRLIDIFAVGDRVMVLKRGEYVGDRYIKNTDEHEVLEIIVSGTRELALTADEARRTWKGKL; via the coding sequence ATGGTTGACGTAACACAATCCGAGCCGATCGTGGAAATGCGGAATATCGAAAAAGCCTTCGGTGCGGTGCAGGCCCTCCGCAAGGTGGATCTCGTGCTCTATCCCGGCGAGATACTCGGCCTGGTCGGCGACAACTCGGCTGGCAAATCGACGCTCATGAAGATCCTGACCGGTGCCTATCAGCGCGATGCCGGTGAGATCTTCGTTGCCGGACAGCCGGCGCATTTCAAGAGCCCGCACGAAAGCCGGGATGTCGGCATCGAGATGATCTACCAGGACTTCGCTCTCTGCGGCAACATGGATGTCGGACAGAACATTTTCCTTGGCCGCTGGCCACTCAAAGGTCCCTTCGTCAATCGTCGCAAGATGTATGCCGAAGCTGACAATGTGCTGAAACGGCTCAAGGTCGACGTGAACTCGGTCTATCAGAAGGTCGAAAGCCTGTCGGGTGGCCGTCAGCAATCTGTAGCGATTGCACGCGCGATATCCTTTGGCCCGCGCGTCGTGATCTTAGACGAGCCGACAGCCAATCTTTCCGTGATGGCGACCGAGCGCCTGCTCGAAACCATGCTGGAGTTAAAGAAGCAGGGGGTCGCGCAGATCATCATTTCCCATCGCCTCATCGACATTTTCGCCGTGGGCGACCGCGTCATGGTGCTGAAGCGCGGCGAGTATGTGGGCGACCGCTACATCAAGAACACAGACGAGCATGAGGTTCTTGAGATCATTGTATCCGGCACGCGAGAGCTCGCGCTGACGGCCGATGAGGCAAGGCGGACTTGGAAAGGCAAGCTTTGA
- a CDS encoding glycosyltransferase, which yields MHFDVVHAADPRFRGGASSALRAELKAAKQWGVSCGLLPFLGQRTRELGVFDIRTAAAIEQSDTVWLTGSEEATCDILLAHHPAVFERMPRSPVRLQPRRVVCVVHHPLFDGNRVRQYDLGVVERVLDRLFGVPVVFAPVGPKVRSQFDSIGTESPALLRHDLWNMIDLAEWSFPQRTAPTGTVNLGRHSRADPAKWPSSADELRAAYPDTPDFAIKVLGGAPMSIQPWIGSNWQISPFAQNSVSDFLRLLDFYVYFHSPQWVEAFGLCIAEAMASGLVTMLDPSFESLFEDGAVYCKVAETRNVIERFVASPSTYLQQSNAARELVRRKFAIDQYPQRMARLCDDLELSGPSTLKCSRTAVSAKTVADKAPGSLPRLMGKKRRILFVATNGIGLGHITRLMAIAERLPEDMDPIFFTRSAGSALAYARGHAVDYTPSGLAIGVTDDSWNRAYAQELLTAVEAFDVSAVVFDGNRPFPGLIAVAENRRDLAWIWIRRALWRLDHDFDPCSQDIFDMVIEPGEFAHDEDDGPTRNMLGTVAVPPVLLLDPGTRMPRNEAAGKLGVDPGRFTVAVQLGSQRNFDFEDLPGLIFAGLVRRNIQTVQVLNPLAKPSKQEWPGVLRTSVYPLAEYVSAIDLLVTTAGYNSFHESILGGIPSIFVPNEAPEMDDQHLRAVYAQTAGLGLCLRYSELDRVETTLDLALSDAFRTEVRRRLARVGYVNGAAMAANAIEQLVFSIRADRPLHASIARS from the coding sequence ATGCATTTTGACGTTGTTCATGCTGCTGACCCGCGATTTCGAGGTGGCGCGTCCAGCGCACTGAGAGCCGAACTGAAGGCGGCGAAACAGTGGGGGGTGAGCTGTGGCCTGCTGCCTTTTTTGGGGCAGCGCACGCGCGAGCTCGGCGTCTTCGACATTCGTACAGCCGCAGCGATCGAGCAATCGGATACTGTTTGGCTCACAGGATCCGAAGAGGCCACCTGCGACATTCTTCTGGCTCACCATCCTGCCGTGTTCGAGCGAATGCCGCGTTCGCCGGTGCGTTTGCAGCCTCGCCGCGTCGTTTGCGTCGTTCATCACCCCCTGTTCGACGGCAATCGCGTTCGGCAATACGATCTGGGGGTCGTGGAACGCGTGTTGGATCGGCTCTTTGGCGTTCCGGTCGTGTTTGCTCCTGTTGGGCCGAAGGTCCGATCCCAGTTCGACAGTATCGGGACCGAAAGTCCTGCGCTGCTCCGGCACGATTTGTGGAACATGATCGACCTTGCTGAATGGTCATTTCCCCAGCGTACAGCTCCAACAGGCACCGTCAATTTGGGGCGCCACTCGAGAGCGGATCCGGCGAAATGGCCCAGTTCCGCAGATGAGCTAAGAGCAGCCTATCCCGACACACCCGATTTCGCCATCAAGGTCTTGGGTGGCGCCCCGATGTCAATCCAGCCCTGGATAGGCTCGAACTGGCAGATCAGTCCGTTCGCGCAAAACAGCGTATCGGACTTTCTCAGGCTCCTGGATTTTTACGTTTACTTTCACAGCCCGCAGTGGGTGGAAGCCTTTGGATTATGTATCGCGGAAGCAATGGCGAGCGGTTTGGTGACGATGCTCGATCCTTCGTTTGAAAGCCTCTTCGAAGATGGCGCCGTCTATTGCAAAGTTGCCGAAACGCGCAACGTCATCGAGCGATTTGTCGCTTCACCTTCGACCTATCTGCAACAATCGAATGCCGCGCGAGAGCTTGTGCGGAGAAAGTTTGCGATCGATCAATACCCGCAGCGCATGGCACGTCTATGTGATGATCTTGAACTGTCCGGGCCCTCCACCCTGAAATGCAGCCGAACCGCGGTATCTGCCAAAACCGTCGCGGACAAGGCGCCCGGATCATTGCCGCGGCTTATGGGCAAGAAACGGCGAATACTCTTTGTCGCGACAAACGGTATCGGGCTTGGACACATCACGCGACTGATGGCTATCGCAGAGCGTCTGCCCGAGGACATGGATCCCATTTTCTTTACCCGATCGGCCGGGTCGGCGTTGGCTTATGCGCGAGGTCACGCTGTTGACTATACTCCTTCCGGCTTGGCGATCGGAGTGACGGACGACAGCTGGAATAGGGCATATGCGCAAGAGCTGCTGACGGCCGTTGAGGCGTTTGATGTTTCGGCGGTGGTGTTCGATGGGAACAGGCCGTTTCCAGGATTGATTGCCGTTGCCGAAAACCGTCGCGACCTGGCCTGGATTTGGATCCGGCGCGCCTTGTGGCGCCTTGACCACGACTTTGACCCATGTTCCCAGGATATATTCGATATGGTGATCGAGCCGGGCGAATTTGCCCATGACGAAGATGATGGTCCCACTCGCAATATGCTCGGGACTGTCGCCGTCCCTCCTGTGCTTCTGTTGGACCCAGGGACGCGAATGCCCAGGAACGAAGCCGCCGGCAAGCTAGGCGTCGACCCGGGCCGCTTCACTGTCGCGGTACAACTAGGCTCGCAGCGCAACTTTGACTTTGAGGATTTGCCCGGTTTGATTTTTGCCGGCCTGGTAAGGCGGAACATACAAACAGTTCAGGTTCTCAATCCGCTCGCGAAACCTTCCAAGCAGGAATGGCCGGGGGTTTTGCGCACAAGCGTTTACCCCTTGGCTGAATATGTCAGCGCGATTGATCTTCTTGTCACCACTGCCGGGTATAACAGCTTCCATGAAAGCATCTTGGGAGGGATCCCTTCGATCTTCGTGCCCAATGAAGCGCCGGAAATGGATGACCAGCACCTTCGCGCTGTATATGCCCAAACAGCAGGCTTGGGTCTGTGCCTGCGGTACTCGGAATTGGATCGTGTGGAGACAACCCTCGATCTGGCACTATCTGACGCTTTCCGCACCGAGGTTCGCCGGCGATTGGCTCGCGTTGGTTACGTCAATGGCGCCGCCATGGCTGCGAATGCGATCGAGCAGCTTGTCTTCAGTATCCGCGCTGACCGTCCGCTGCATGCCTCGATTGCTCGCAGTTGA